The Pithys albifrons albifrons isolate INPA30051 chromosome 13, PitAlb_v1, whole genome shotgun sequence genome has a segment encoding these proteins:
- the KIF7 gene encoding kinesin-like protein KIF7 isoform X2, which translates to MAAEGAAVRVAVRVRPLLPREALRGHRPCLRGDAATGEVTLGRRRFRFAAVLPEAAGQAAVYRACVQPLLRAFFRGFNATVFAYGQTGSGKTYTIGEASVASINEDEQGIIPRAMAETFRLIDENDLIDYTVRVSYLEVYKEEFRDLLQVDTASKDIQIREDDKGNIVLCGVKESEVEGLDEVLSLLEMGNTAKHTGATHINRQSSRSHTIFTVTMEQRRGAGRLPLHHRPPSVPAAGQVLVSKFHFVDLAGSERIVKTGNTGERLKESIQINCGLLALGNVISALGDPRRKTTYIPYRDSKITRILKDSLGGNAQTVMIACVSPSSSDFDESLNTLNYASRAQNIQNKAVVNCRKETEHIEELHLQIKNLQKALEQRQRSETRIINRSASAKRCVPDPTSRLLAECAHYRTCTDAAYRLLMELQEDSNLTVEQILRVKEWLCAVESERSELTSAGLDSGIESTSMEDQSTEAQDSKLAKAQVNTEKKCESVKDEQVAKLQRQVERLEEENRDFLAALEDAMEQYKLQSDKLQEQQDKISELHVRLEMAMPNLSVPGLLKNLHLVTASQRPHTAPLDAAPSHGLGGVPSGLLPEQSERALCRKQLNSNLSFQEQEPAGWHTNHTQGLTGDPEVGDVVLRRELSQGSEKPSELSSGEEVEEWEWKRYLSQRRNGIQNWSKKEICMLNEKPSGGNAHSIQEEQLELSKEVCGKQEPLLGSREHLSGKDSEWRLVQAQQKIRELAINIRMKEELITELIKTGKDAQALNRQYSQKISELEQEAEQVRAELTESQKQLQELEGKEPWDPGEKRKLQEYCTRVAAAQSKAQVLCKKKQATERLVSLSAQSEKRVQELERNIQLMRRQQSQLQRRLREESEQKRRLETEVNKGQHRVKELELKHEQHQKILRIKTEEIAAFQRKRRSGSNGSVISLEQQQKIEEQKKWLDMEMDKVLEQRRALDELEDELRKREAIVAKKEALLQEKNGLESKRLRSTQALTDDIVRVSSRLEHLEKELTEKNGQLRHGSAHDQQQIRQEINSLRQEKDQLLKQRLELDNKLRQGTLLSPEEERILFQLDEAIEALDAAIEYKNESITCRQRVLRASASLLSQCEMNLMAKLSYLSSSETRALLCKYFDKVVTLREDQHRQHIAFSELEMQLEEQQQLVYWLEVAVERQRLEMDRQLTLQQKEHEQNMQLLLQQSREHMDEGLASSKLQYEARIQVLEKELSRYMWANQELNQRLSNMNLYPGQTKGMERSIHGAGDRAAPVLGTCEESSLGEQPMPLAVAEESHRVRDESRDLVHAPLPSTWRRSSLPNDSSGDLRQRDVEHLLRAGQPHELQPPRSLAPVSKPRRELRRASLNMSPVPYHPAMIDVRKNPL; encoded by the exons ATGGCGGCGGAGGGAGCAGCGGTGCGGGTGGCGGTGCGGGTGCGGCCGTTGCTGCCCCGGGAGGCGCTGCGGGGGCACCGGCCCTGCCTGCGGGGCGATGCCGCCACCGGCGAGGTGACGCTGGGCCGCCGCCGGTTCCGCTTCGCCGCCGTGCTGCCCGAGGCGGCGGGGCAGGCGGCCGTGTACCGGGCCTGCGTCCAGCCGCTGCTCCGCGCCTTCTTCCGCGGCTTCAACGCCACCGTCTTCGCCTACGGGCAGACTGGCTCCGGCAAGACCTACACCATCGGGGAGGCCAGCGTCG CTTCCATCAATGAAGATGAGCAGGGCATCATCCCACGAGCTATGGCCGAGACCTTCAGGCTTATCGATGAGAATGACCTGATTGACTATACAGTGAGAGTGTCCTACCTGGAAGTGTACAAGGAGGAGTTTCGGGACTTGCTGCAGGTGGATACAGCCAGCAAAGACATCCAGATCCGGGAGGATGACAAGGGGAACATTG TGCTCTGCGGTGTGAAGGAGTCAGAAGTGGAAGGGCTGGACGAGGTGCTGAGCCTGTTGGAGATGGGGAACACAGCCAAGCACACAGGAGCTACCCACATCAACAGGCAGTCAAGCCGCTCGCACACCATCTTCACAGTGACCATGGAACAGCGGCGTGGAGCTGGACGCCTCCCTCTGCACCACCGCCcaccctctgtccctgctgctggccaggTCCTGGTTTCCAAGTTTCACTTTGTGGACCTGGCAGGCTCAGAGCGAATTGTGAAGACAGGAAACacaggggagaggctgaaggagagTATCCAGATCAACTGTGGCCTCCTGGCCCTGGGCAATGTCATCAGTGCCTTGGGAGATCCTCGGAGAAAGACCACCTACATCCCATACAGGGACTCCAAAATCACCAG GATCCTGAAAGATTCTCTGGGGGGTAATGCCCAGACTGTGATGATAGCCTGTGTCAGCCCATCCTCCTCTGATTTCGACGAGAGCCTCAACACGCTGAATTACGCCAGCCGGGCTCAGAACATCCAGAACAAGGCCGTGGTGAACTGCCGCAAGGAGACGGAGCACATCGAGGAGCTTCACCTGCAGATAAAGAATCTGCAGAAGGCACTGGAGCAGCGGCAGCGCTCCGAGACCCGCATCATCAACCGCTCAGCCAGTGCCAAGCGCTGTGTGCCCGACCCCACATCACGGCTGCTGGCCGAGTGTGCTCATTACCGCACCTGCACTGACGCTGCATACCGGCTGCTGATGGAGCTCCAGGAGGACAGTAACCTGACAGTGGAGCAGATCCTGCGGGTTAAGGAGTGGCTGTGTGCTGTGGAGAGCGAGAGGAGTGAGCTGACCTCAGCGGGGCTGGACAGCGGCATTGAAAGCACCTCCATGGaagaccagagcactgaggcACAAGACTCAAAGCTGGCAAAAGCCCAG GTGAACACCGAGAAGAAATGTGAGTCCGTAAAAGATGAGCAGGTGGCCAAACTGCAGAGGCAAGTGGAGCGCCTGGAGGAGGAGAACCGTGATTTCCTGGCTGCCCTGGAGGATGCCATGGAGCAGTATAAGCTGCAG AGTGACaaactgcaggagcagcaggataaGATCTCAGAGCTGCATGTGCGCTTGGAGATGGCAATGCCAAACCTGTCTGTGCCAGGACTGCTGAAAAACCTTCACCTGGTGACTGCCAGCCAGAGACCTCACACGGCCCCATTGGACGCAGCCCCATCCCATGGCCTTGGTGGTGTTCCTTCAGGGCTCCTTCCTGAGCAAAGTGAAAGAGCCCTTTGCAGGAAG CAGCTCAACAGCAACTTGTCCTTCCAGGAGCAGGAGCCGGCAGGCTGGCACACGAACCACACACAGGGCCTGACTGGTGATCCTGAGGTTGGAGATGTGGTGCTAAGGAGGGAGCTCAGCCAGGGTTCAGAGAAGCCATCAGAGCTGTCCTCAggagaggaggtggaggagtgGGAATGGAAACGGTACCTGTCCCAGCGCCG AAACGGGATCCAAAACTGGAGCAAGAAAGAGATTTGCATGTTGAATGAGAAGCCAAGTGGAGGCAATGCCCACTCAAttcaggaggagcagctggagctgtcaAAAG AGGTCtgtgggaagcaggaaccaCTGCTTGGTTCCCGGGAGCACCTGTCAGGAAAGGACTCTGAGTGGAGGCTGGTGCAAGCACAGCAGAAGATCCGAGAGCTGGCCATCAACATCCGCATGAAGGAGGAGCTGATCACGGAGCTCATTAAGACAG GCAAGGATGCCCAGGCTCTGAACAGGCAGTACAGCCAGAAGATCAGCGAGTTGGAACAGGAAGCAGAGCAGGTTCGGGCAGAGCTGACCGAGAGCcagaagcagctccaggagctggagggcaAAGAACCGTGGGACCCTGGGGAGAAGCGCAAGCTGCAGGAGTACTGCACACGGGTGGCGGCCGCGCAGAGCAAGGCACAG GTCTTGTGCAAGAAGAAGCAGGCGACAGAGAGGCTGGTGTCACTCTCGGCCCAGAGCGAGAAGCGggtgcaggagctggagaggaacatCCAGCTGATGCGGcggcagcagagccagctgcaGCGGCGGCTGCGGGAGGAGAGTGAGCAGAAACGGCGGCTGGAGACAGAGGTGAACAAGGGACAGCACCGAGTCAAG gaactggaactgaaaCACGAACAGCACCAGAAAATCCTGCGCATCAAAACAGAGGAAATTGCAGCTTTCCAGAGGAAGCGGCGAAGCGGCAGCAATGGTTCCGTTatcagcctggagcagcagcag AAAATCGAGGAACAGAAGAAATGGCTGGACATGGAGATGGATAAAGTTCTCGAGCAGCGCCGAGCCCTGGATGAGCTGGAAGATGAGCTGAGGAAGCGGGAAGCTATCGTGGCCAAAAAGGAAGCCCTACTGCAGGAGAAGAATGGCCTAGAGAGCAAACGACTGCGCTCCACCCAG GCCCTGACAGATGATATAGTGCGAGTGTCCAGCCGCCTGGAGCACCTGGAGAAGGAACTGACTGAGAAGAATGGGCAGCTGCGTCACGGCAGCGCCCATGACCAGCAGCAGATCCGCCAGGAGATCAACAGCTTGCGCCAGGAGAAGGACCAGCTGCTCAAACAGAGGCTGGAGCTTGACAACAAGCTGCGTCAGGGCACCTTGCTGTCCCCAGAG GAAGAACGGATCTTATTCCAGCTGGATGAGGCAATTGAGGCTCTGGATGCAGCCATTGAGTACAAGAACGAGTCCATCACGTGCAGGCAGCGAGTCCTGCGGGCCTCAGCCAGCCTGCTGTCCCAGTGTGAGATGAACCtcatggccaagctcagctaCCTTTCCTCCTCTGAGACCCgagctctgctctgcaagtACTTTGACAAG GTGGTGACACTGCGAGAGGatcagcacaggcagcacattGCCTTCTCGGAGCTGGAGatgcagctggaggagcagcagcagctggtgtaCTGGCTGGAGGTGGCTGTGGAACGCCAGCGCCTAGAGATGGACCGgcagctcaccctgcagcagaAGGAGCATGAGCAGAACATGCAGTTACTGCTACAGCAGAGCCGTG AGCATATGGACGAGGGGCTGGCCAGCAGCAAGCTGCAGTATGAAGCAAGGATTCAGGTGCTGGAAAAAGAGCTGAGTCGTTACATGTGGGCAAACCAGGAGCTGAACCAGAGACTTAGTAACATGAACCTCTATCCTGGACAGACCAAAG ggatggagagaagCATTCatggggctggggacagagctgcccctgtgCTTGGGACCTGTGAGGAATCCAGCCTTGGGGAGCAGCCCATGCCTCTTGCTGTTGCTGAAGAGAGCCATCGGGTTAGGGATGAGAGCAGGGACCTGGTGCACGCCCCTTTGCCTTCCACGTGGAGACGTTCATCCTTGCCCAATGACAGTTCCGGGGACCTTCggcagagggatgtggagcACTTGCTGAGGGCGGGGCAGCCCCATGAGCTGCAACCACCTCGGAGCCTCGCTCCTGTTTCCAAGCCCCGCCGGGAGCTGCGCAGAGCCAGCCTGAACATGAGCCCAGTGCCTTACCACCCAGCCATGATAGACGTGAGGAAAAACCCACTCTAG
- the KIF7 gene encoding kinesin-like protein KIF7 isoform X1, with protein MAAEGAAVRVAVRVRPLLPREALRGHRPCLRGDAATGEVTLGRRRFRFAAVLPEAAGQAAVYRACVQPLLRAFFRGFNATVFAYGQTGSGKTYTIGEASVASINEDEQGIIPRAMAETFRLIDENDLIDYTVRVSYLEVYKEEFRDLLQVDTASKDIQIREDDKGNIVLCGVKESEVEGLDEVLSLLEMGNTAKHTGATHINRQSSRSHTIFTVTMEQRRGAGRLPLHHRPPSVPAAGQVLVSKFHFVDLAGSERIVKTGNTGERLKESIQINCGLLALGNVISALGDPRRKTTYIPYRDSKITRILKDSLGGNAQTVMIACVSPSSSDFDESLNTLNYASRAQNIQNKAVVNCRKETEHIEELHLQIKNLQKALEQRQRSETRIINRSASAKRCVPDPTSRLLAECAHYRTCTDAAYRLLMELQEDSNLTVEQILRVKEWLCAVESERSELTSAGLDSGIESTSMEDQSTEAQDSKLAKAQVNTEKKCESVKDEQVAKLQRQVERLEEENRDFLAALEDAMEQYKLQSDKLQEQQDKISELHVRLEMAMPNLSVPGLLKNLHLVTASQRPHTAPLDAAPSHGLGGVPSGLLPEQSERALCRKQLNSNLSFQEQEPAGWHTNHTQGLTGDPEVGDVVLRRELSQGSEKPSELSSGEEVEEWEWKRYLSQRRNGIQNWSKKEICMLNEKPSGGNAHSIQEEQLELSKEVCGKQEPLLGSREHLSGKDSEWRLVQAQQKIRELAINIRMKEELITELIKTGKDAQALNRQYSQKISELEQEAEQVRAELTESQKQLQELEGKEPWDPGEKRKLQEYCTRVAAAQSKAQVLCKKKQATERLVSLSAQSEKRVQELERNIQLMRRQQSQLQRRLREESEQKRRLETEVNKGQHRVKELELKHEQHQKILRIKTEEIAAFQRKRRSGSNGSVISLEQQQKIEEQKKWLDMEMDKVLEQRRALDELEDELRKREAIVAKKEALLQEKNGLESKRLRSTQALTDDIVRVSSRLEHLEKELTEKNGQLRHGSAHDQQQIRQEINSLRQEKDQLLKQRLELDNKLRQGTLLSPEEERILFQLDEAIEALDAAIEYKNESITCRQRVLRASASLLSQCEMNLMAKLSYLSSSETRALLCKYFDKVVTLREDQHRQHIAFSELEMQLEEQQQLVYWLEVAVERQRLEMDRQLTLQQKEHEQNMQLLLQQSREHMDEGLASSKLQYEARIQVLEKELSRYMWANQELNQRLSNMNLYPGQTKAGMERSIHGAGDRAAPVLGTCEESSLGEQPMPLAVAEESHRVRDESRDLVHAPLPSTWRRSSLPNDSSGDLRQRDVEHLLRAGQPHELQPPRSLAPVSKPRRELRRASLNMSPVPYHPAMIDVRKNPL; from the exons ATGGCGGCGGAGGGAGCAGCGGTGCGGGTGGCGGTGCGGGTGCGGCCGTTGCTGCCCCGGGAGGCGCTGCGGGGGCACCGGCCCTGCCTGCGGGGCGATGCCGCCACCGGCGAGGTGACGCTGGGCCGCCGCCGGTTCCGCTTCGCCGCCGTGCTGCCCGAGGCGGCGGGGCAGGCGGCCGTGTACCGGGCCTGCGTCCAGCCGCTGCTCCGCGCCTTCTTCCGCGGCTTCAACGCCACCGTCTTCGCCTACGGGCAGACTGGCTCCGGCAAGACCTACACCATCGGGGAGGCCAGCGTCG CTTCCATCAATGAAGATGAGCAGGGCATCATCCCACGAGCTATGGCCGAGACCTTCAGGCTTATCGATGAGAATGACCTGATTGACTATACAGTGAGAGTGTCCTACCTGGAAGTGTACAAGGAGGAGTTTCGGGACTTGCTGCAGGTGGATACAGCCAGCAAAGACATCCAGATCCGGGAGGATGACAAGGGGAACATTG TGCTCTGCGGTGTGAAGGAGTCAGAAGTGGAAGGGCTGGACGAGGTGCTGAGCCTGTTGGAGATGGGGAACACAGCCAAGCACACAGGAGCTACCCACATCAACAGGCAGTCAAGCCGCTCGCACACCATCTTCACAGTGACCATGGAACAGCGGCGTGGAGCTGGACGCCTCCCTCTGCACCACCGCCcaccctctgtccctgctgctggccaggTCCTGGTTTCCAAGTTTCACTTTGTGGACCTGGCAGGCTCAGAGCGAATTGTGAAGACAGGAAACacaggggagaggctgaaggagagTATCCAGATCAACTGTGGCCTCCTGGCCCTGGGCAATGTCATCAGTGCCTTGGGAGATCCTCGGAGAAAGACCACCTACATCCCATACAGGGACTCCAAAATCACCAG GATCCTGAAAGATTCTCTGGGGGGTAATGCCCAGACTGTGATGATAGCCTGTGTCAGCCCATCCTCCTCTGATTTCGACGAGAGCCTCAACACGCTGAATTACGCCAGCCGGGCTCAGAACATCCAGAACAAGGCCGTGGTGAACTGCCGCAAGGAGACGGAGCACATCGAGGAGCTTCACCTGCAGATAAAGAATCTGCAGAAGGCACTGGAGCAGCGGCAGCGCTCCGAGACCCGCATCATCAACCGCTCAGCCAGTGCCAAGCGCTGTGTGCCCGACCCCACATCACGGCTGCTGGCCGAGTGTGCTCATTACCGCACCTGCACTGACGCTGCATACCGGCTGCTGATGGAGCTCCAGGAGGACAGTAACCTGACAGTGGAGCAGATCCTGCGGGTTAAGGAGTGGCTGTGTGCTGTGGAGAGCGAGAGGAGTGAGCTGACCTCAGCGGGGCTGGACAGCGGCATTGAAAGCACCTCCATGGaagaccagagcactgaggcACAAGACTCAAAGCTGGCAAAAGCCCAG GTGAACACCGAGAAGAAATGTGAGTCCGTAAAAGATGAGCAGGTGGCCAAACTGCAGAGGCAAGTGGAGCGCCTGGAGGAGGAGAACCGTGATTTCCTGGCTGCCCTGGAGGATGCCATGGAGCAGTATAAGCTGCAG AGTGACaaactgcaggagcagcaggataaGATCTCAGAGCTGCATGTGCGCTTGGAGATGGCAATGCCAAACCTGTCTGTGCCAGGACTGCTGAAAAACCTTCACCTGGTGACTGCCAGCCAGAGACCTCACACGGCCCCATTGGACGCAGCCCCATCCCATGGCCTTGGTGGTGTTCCTTCAGGGCTCCTTCCTGAGCAAAGTGAAAGAGCCCTTTGCAGGAAG CAGCTCAACAGCAACTTGTCCTTCCAGGAGCAGGAGCCGGCAGGCTGGCACACGAACCACACACAGGGCCTGACTGGTGATCCTGAGGTTGGAGATGTGGTGCTAAGGAGGGAGCTCAGCCAGGGTTCAGAGAAGCCATCAGAGCTGTCCTCAggagaggaggtggaggagtgGGAATGGAAACGGTACCTGTCCCAGCGCCG AAACGGGATCCAAAACTGGAGCAAGAAAGAGATTTGCATGTTGAATGAGAAGCCAAGTGGAGGCAATGCCCACTCAAttcaggaggagcagctggagctgtcaAAAG AGGTCtgtgggaagcaggaaccaCTGCTTGGTTCCCGGGAGCACCTGTCAGGAAAGGACTCTGAGTGGAGGCTGGTGCAAGCACAGCAGAAGATCCGAGAGCTGGCCATCAACATCCGCATGAAGGAGGAGCTGATCACGGAGCTCATTAAGACAG GCAAGGATGCCCAGGCTCTGAACAGGCAGTACAGCCAGAAGATCAGCGAGTTGGAACAGGAAGCAGAGCAGGTTCGGGCAGAGCTGACCGAGAGCcagaagcagctccaggagctggagggcaAAGAACCGTGGGACCCTGGGGAGAAGCGCAAGCTGCAGGAGTACTGCACACGGGTGGCGGCCGCGCAGAGCAAGGCACAG GTCTTGTGCAAGAAGAAGCAGGCGACAGAGAGGCTGGTGTCACTCTCGGCCCAGAGCGAGAAGCGggtgcaggagctggagaggaacatCCAGCTGATGCGGcggcagcagagccagctgcaGCGGCGGCTGCGGGAGGAGAGTGAGCAGAAACGGCGGCTGGAGACAGAGGTGAACAAGGGACAGCACCGAGTCAAG gaactggaactgaaaCACGAACAGCACCAGAAAATCCTGCGCATCAAAACAGAGGAAATTGCAGCTTTCCAGAGGAAGCGGCGAAGCGGCAGCAATGGTTCCGTTatcagcctggagcagcagcag AAAATCGAGGAACAGAAGAAATGGCTGGACATGGAGATGGATAAAGTTCTCGAGCAGCGCCGAGCCCTGGATGAGCTGGAAGATGAGCTGAGGAAGCGGGAAGCTATCGTGGCCAAAAAGGAAGCCCTACTGCAGGAGAAGAATGGCCTAGAGAGCAAACGACTGCGCTCCACCCAG GCCCTGACAGATGATATAGTGCGAGTGTCCAGCCGCCTGGAGCACCTGGAGAAGGAACTGACTGAGAAGAATGGGCAGCTGCGTCACGGCAGCGCCCATGACCAGCAGCAGATCCGCCAGGAGATCAACAGCTTGCGCCAGGAGAAGGACCAGCTGCTCAAACAGAGGCTGGAGCTTGACAACAAGCTGCGTCAGGGCACCTTGCTGTCCCCAGAG GAAGAACGGATCTTATTCCAGCTGGATGAGGCAATTGAGGCTCTGGATGCAGCCATTGAGTACAAGAACGAGTCCATCACGTGCAGGCAGCGAGTCCTGCGGGCCTCAGCCAGCCTGCTGTCCCAGTGTGAGATGAACCtcatggccaagctcagctaCCTTTCCTCCTCTGAGACCCgagctctgctctgcaagtACTTTGACAAG GTGGTGACACTGCGAGAGGatcagcacaggcagcacattGCCTTCTCGGAGCTGGAGatgcagctggaggagcagcagcagctggtgtaCTGGCTGGAGGTGGCTGTGGAACGCCAGCGCCTAGAGATGGACCGgcagctcaccctgcagcagaAGGAGCATGAGCAGAACATGCAGTTACTGCTACAGCAGAGCCGTG AGCATATGGACGAGGGGCTGGCCAGCAGCAAGCTGCAGTATGAAGCAAGGATTCAGGTGCTGGAAAAAGAGCTGAGTCGTTACATGTGGGCAAACCAGGAGCTGAACCAGAGACTTAGTAACATGAACCTCTATCCTGGACAGACCAAAG cagggatggagagaagCATTCatggggctggggacagagctgcccctgtgCTTGGGACCTGTGAGGAATCCAGCCTTGGGGAGCAGCCCATGCCTCTTGCTGTTGCTGAAGAGAGCCATCGGGTTAGGGATGAGAGCAGGGACCTGGTGCACGCCCCTTTGCCTTCCACGTGGAGACGTTCATCCTTGCCCAATGACAGTTCCGGGGACCTTCggcagagggatgtggagcACTTGCTGAGGGCGGGGCAGCCCCATGAGCTGCAACCACCTCGGAGCCTCGCTCCTGTTTCCAAGCCCCGCCGGGAGCTGCGCAGAGCCAGCCTGAACATGAGCCCAGTGCCTTACCACCCAGCCATGATAGACGTGAGGAAAAACCCACTCTAG